One Apis cerana isolate GH-2021 linkage group LG15, AcerK_1.0, whole genome shotgun sequence DNA window includes the following coding sequences:
- the LOC107995593 gene encoding oxysterol-binding protein-related protein 11 yields MNVQIRHPYEGLLHKYTNAMKGWQYRWFILRPETGELHYFLSESEKNQRPRCSIYLAGAVIAPSDEDSNTFTVNSATGDMIKLRATDARARQEWVDKLRAVTEMYTRAIASSHPPLPPREHSTNSNRNPVAKLEVLDAFANCQEQLCKVEKHNLALAQTIENSSLNLDPDLLVLKATAHTTLHTLNQCLNILYQ; encoded by the exons atgaatgttCAAATAAGACATCCGTATGAAggtttattacataaatatactaATGCCATGAAAGGATGGCAATATCGTTGGTTTATACTTAGACCAGAAACTGgtgaattacattattttcttagtgaatctgaaaaaaatcaacGACCACGATGTTCAATATATTTAGCTGGTGCAGTGATTGCACCAAGTGATGAAGATTCTAATACTTTCACTGTCAATTCTGCTACAG gtgatatgataaaattaagagCAACAGATGCACGAGCTCGTCAAGAATGGGTTGACAAACTGCGAGCTGTTACAGAAATGTATACTAGAGCAATAGCTAGTAGTCATCCTCCTTTACCTCCAAGAGAACATTCTACCAATTCCAATAGAAATCCAGTTGCTAAACTGGAAGTTTTAGATGCATTTGCCAATTGTCAAGAACAATTATGCAAAGTAGAAAAACATAATCTTGCATTAGCACAAACTATTGAGAACTCAAGTTTAAACTTAGATCCTGATTTATTAGTTCTCAAAGCAACTGCACATACTACTTTACATACATTAAATCAATgtctcaatattttatatcaataa
- the LOC107995594 gene encoding tudor domain-containing protein 1 gives MMPFYESDKLTEDKSFNDGEFTLYVNNLPAELNKHGLLQIFNHYGQIKEYFYRPNTNWAYISYNTYREAENAIKDLHNIPPLHLKVSFAKEKDFNGIQSVKISTIKNVEEENKNVSAIPITLVDKELIQTRGRGKPLDIFKKIQPNPGLPKYTYTSDNDLLYPYPCEPYTYNPYENAEPYTNTNTLWTRGQLTITPDGKRHVSLGRGYTLYEIPEPNPEIHNHINKVYEKRNSGLYEYGKDMLQNAIGTCKICLKKTKYTCEKCHTFYCSRNCQVADWSQHKIECQVIPALVTSMHSMSTFQSNNEEQISTRNISNIQIPLRRPKKLINTITNSNEISHAISENKDMDNISGTINNNNENNNDSKYLVTKTINQQKTYKKNEISIEGNNSFLCKQSINEIFNNNIKSIEEIDSQENVRKWQKFNENDVTMMENEISFYNNTFLSKTKFTNVTIIMKEACEYWVQKVEDQNSISQLMTELQREAQNAQKIEPVIGNICAIEYEGVWHRAVVTCLNPVKVHYIDYGNEEIAQTNDFRKIDKYRNIPKFCTKIRLSQKAYEKYKNLKFEDVISVKMISIDSNKIINVEVQNENDISSLEIIEKMDISSNVKNDKNVISSKIITDDKLSSSLNKIKSIVSAVSIGENGILEIHAEIKNDTYSITLLPNNAIPDYEKLLTELPIMCAKAECSNHKPNVGDLICGQRFDGDWLRGYILSLIPPLKMVIIDEARIMPINKTVTCDKTFLNIYAFGAICEIIDTKHKFKEGDHYEFKVIAQNINNEQHEIEIEISNISKNQDKLKAIVKPWIPMPEQKGLQYAELKSGSEVCLTSYRSHNVLYARSLDTAELEHYNYVMQNIAKCAQTSPFFKKPPVVGEMVIAKFADENYYRAIVTKIQDNEIVISYIDFGNTEVTNIKKLKILSDNLKQLRSCTTKIVLKDVPIDIPMTKEVSDYLNYLTGTEVPLLCTFDGVPSKDGVYLKLHNGENVNKVISELLVPTLKKIEEDKTCYMAGDLSTIDLGNIGDIVEALVLYPIDDSYKYAMCPLDYDLMTHVFDIMPKKMTEYCEANDYYIPRDTELCLAFYDGGWYRAICISRSYTPTTSAVFFVDFGNTEFIDHKDIRLMPKDFMSPHALANICNIINVAAINDNGQYSTEIEERIKELVVPDNCIKIKIVDHDLESGIYNVELPFIRDKLIEESLISA, from the exons atgatgccGTTTTATGAATCTGATAAATTGACAGaggataaatcatttaatga tggggaatttacattatatgtaaataatttacctGCAGAATTAAATaag catggattattacaaattttcaatcactATGgacaaattaaagaatatttttatcgtccaAATACTAATTGGGcttatattagttataataCATATCGAGAAGCAGAAAATGCTATAAaagatttacataatataccaccattacatttaaaagtATCATTTgccaaagaaaaagattttaatggaattcaatctgtaaaaatatctactattaaaaatgttgaagaagaaaataaaaatgttagtgCAATACCTATTACATTAGTAGATAAGGAAtt gaTACAAACAAGAGGACGAGGCAAACccttagatatatttaaaaaaattcaaccaAATCCAGGATTACCAAAGTACACTTATACATcagataatgatttattatatccatATCCTTGTGaaccatatacatataatccaTATGAAAATGCAGAACcttatacaaatacaaatacattatGGACAAG aGGACAATTAACAATTACTCCAGATGGTAAGAGACATGTTTCACTTGGTCGGGGTTATACATTATATGAAATTCCAGAACCTAATCCTGAAATTCACAATCATATCAACAAAGTATATGAAAAACGTAATTCT gGTTTATATGAATATGGAAAAGATATGTTACAAAATGCAATTGGAACatgtaaaatatgtttgaaaaaaacaaaatatacttGTGAAAAATGCCACACATTTTACTGTAGCAGAAATTGTCAAGTAGCTGATTGGTCACAACATAAAATAGAATGTCAAGTTATACc agCTTTAGTAACATCTATGCATTCTATGTCTACATTTCAATCAAATAATGAAGAACAAATATCTActagaaatatttctaatattcaaatacCTTTACGACgaccaaaaaaattaataaacacaataacaaattcgaacgaaatttctcatgctatttcagaaaataaagatatggaTAATATATCTGGtacaattaataacaataatgaaaataataatgattcaaaatatttagttaCAAAAACTATTAATCAACAGAAgacatataagaaaaatgaaataagcaTTGaaggaaataattcttttttatgtaaacaatcaattaatgaaatttttaacaataatattaaaagcatAGAAGAAATAGATAGTCAAGAAAATGTTAGAAAATggcaaaaatttaatgaaaacgatGTAACGATgatggaaaatgaaatatctttttataataatacatttttatccaaaacaaaatttactaatgtaacaataataatgaaggAAGCTTGTGAATATTGGGTCCAAAAAGTAGAAGATCAGAATTCTATTTCTCAATTAATGACTGAATTACAAAGGGAAGCACAAAATGCACAAAAAATAGAACCAGTGATTGGAAATATTTGTGCTATAGAATATGAAGGTGTATGGCATAGAGCTGTAGTTACATGTTTAAATCCTGTAAAAGtacattatatagattatggTAATGAAGAAATTGCTCAAACAAAtgattttcgtaaaattgataaatataggAACATTCCAAAATTTTGTACTAAAATTCGACTATCACAAAAagcatatgaaaaatataagaatctcAAATTTGAGGATGTAATAAGTGTGAAAATGATATCGAttgattctaataaaattattaatgtcgaagttcaaaatgaaaacgatatttcaagtttggaaataattgaaaaaatggatatttcaagcaatgtaaaaaatgataaaaatgtgatttcttcaaaaataataactgatgataaattatcaagttctttaaacaaaataaaaagtatagtaAGCGCAGTATCTATTGGAGAAAATGGTATTCTAGAAATTCatgcagaaataaaaaatgatacctACAGTATTACATTACTGCCTAACAATGCAATACctgattatgaaaaattattaacagaaTTACCTATAATGTGTGCAAAAGCAGAATGTTCAAatcataa accAAATGTAGGAGATTTAATATGTGGTCAACGATTTGATGGTGATTGGCTCAGAGGCtatattttatctcttataCCACCTTTAAAAATGGTTATAATAGATGAAGCTAGAATAATGCCAATTAATAAAACCGTAACGTgtgataaaacttttttaaatatttatgcatttggtgcaatatgtgaaataattgatactaaacataaatttaag gaaGGTGatcattatgaatttaaagtgatagcacaaaatattaataatgaacaacatgaaattgaaatagaaatttcgaatatttcgaaaaatcaagataaattaaaagctATTGTAAAACCTTGGATACCAATGCCTGAACAAAAAGGATTACAATATGCTGAATTGAAAAGTGGATCTGAG gtaTGCCTTACTTCTTATCGAAgtcataatgttttatatgctCGTTCTTTAGATACTGCAGAATTagaacattataattatgttatgcaaaatattgcaaaatgcGCTCAAACAT ctccattttttaaaaaaccacCAGTTGTGGGAGAAATGGTAATTGCTAAATTTgcagatgaaaattattatcgtgcAATTGTTACTAAAATACAGGacaatgaaattgtaatttcatatattgatTTTGGTAATACAGaagttacaaatataaaaaaacttaaaattttatctgataatttaaaacag cttCGATCTTGTACAACAAAGATTGTCTTAAAAGATGTTCCTATAGATATTCCTATGACAAAAGAAGTAAGtgattatctaaattatttaacaggAACTGAAGTTCCTTTATTGTGTACATTTGATGGTGTACCTTCCAAAGATGGTGTATATCTTAAACTTCATAATGgagaaaatgttaataaagtaataagtgAATTACTTGTACCtacattaaagaaaattgaagaag acaaAACATGTTATATGGCGGGTGATTTAAGTACTATTGACTTGGGAAATATTGGTGATATTGTTGAAGCACTTGTATTATATCCTATTGATGATAGTTATAAATATGCAATGTGTCCTTTAGATTATGATTTAATGACTCATGTTTTTGATATAATGCCAAAAAaa atgacTGAATATTGCGAAGCAAATGATTACTATATTCCTCGTGATACTGAACTTTGTCTTGCTTTTTATGATGGTGGATGGTATCGTGCCATATGTATAAGTCGTAGCTATACTCCTACAACAAGTGCTGTGTTTTTTGTTGATTTTGGAAATACTGAATTTATTGATCATAAAGATATACGACTTATGCCAAAGGATTTTATGAGTCCTCATGCACttgcaaatatttgtaatattatta ATGTTGCAGCTATTAACGATAATGGACAATATTCTACCGAAATAGAAGAGAGAATCAAAGAATTGGTTGTTCctgataattgtattaaaataaagattgttGATCATGATTTAGAATCTGGAATATACAATGTGGAATTACCATTTATTCGAGATAAACTAATTGAAGAGAGTTTGATATCAGcttga
- the LOC107995592 gene encoding uncharacterized protein LOC107995592, giving the protein MSVAYTSKLLTEAAGVKIYMTTEEHISIDTITGKICVILENIKEAKALGKSCGFHLTKSKWDPYPWINHIEVNSLADIAGLRVGDCLISIDGKDLLGLKIKQIAELIHHYQECNLKLSIWRFIEEEKEKETGIAIKGPLPEVACKLANAVAGVIRVLECPICLESSLSPVSQCVHGHIICVGCRSRTSRCPICRVRLGQGRCLLADKLNKIFRDIFDIKDNLYNKAECHTKNLRDRLFGKNKKKELTQVVGKTNGINSKTCQLLLTKLFRGGLEKATSADNLTVSNEKSKTYINLNIDERLNLYDRTKSASTGELSKETIKNIDNNHLQINAPNISVSSNNSLMSNISTTLIWGDSIDSISCTQIICPLLKQSGCKNIITSDAVLEHLSEIHEIPQVHFYSICAKLPIPLPFGSEAVYILHYGEDLFFFQYEDEIVWITSTIEKKISWKWILYGQGKNGTEIKICRNVASLVSPLVLSSQHTAPLPNALLLHTLNIQLIECLSHEQLEI; this is encoded by the exons ATGTCTGTTGCATATACCTCAAAACTTTTAACTGAAGCTGCAGGTGTTAAGATTTATATGACGACAGAAGAACATATATCAATTGATACAATTACAGGAAAAATTTgtgtaatattagaaaatataaaagaagctAAAGCACTTGGTAAATCTTGCGGATTTCATTTAACGAAATCGAAGTGGGATCCTTATCCATGGATAAATCATATTGAAGTCAACAGTCTTGCCGATATAGCAGGGCTTag AGTTGGTGATTGTTTAATTAGTATTGACGGTAAAGATTTAttaggattaaaaataaaacaaatagcgGAATTGATCCATCATTATCaagaatgtaatttaaaattgtctaTTTGGAGAtttatcgaagaagaaaaagaaaaagagacagGTATAGCTATAAAGGGCCCATTACCAGAAGTAGCTTGCAAACTTGCAAATGCAGTAGCTGGAGTG atACGAGTTTTAGAATGTCCAATTTGTCTAGAAAGTTCATTATCTCCAGTCTCTCAATGTGTTCACGGTCACATCATTTGTGTTGGATGTAGATCAAGGACATCTCGTTGTCCAATTTGTAGAGTTAGATTAGGTCAAGGGAGATGTTTGCTTGCGGATAAACTTAATAAGATATTTCgggatatttttgatattaaagataatttatataataaagcaGAATGTCATACAAAAAATCTTCGAGATCgtctttttggaaaaaataaaaagaaagaattaacgCAAGTAGTAGGAAAAACTAATGGtataaattcgaaaacatGTCAACTATTATTAACTAAATTATTTCGTGGTGGATTGGAAAAAGCTACTTCAGCAGATAACTTAACagtttctaatgaaaaatcaaaaacatatataaatctaaatattgacgaacgtttaaatttatatgatcgAACGAAATCTGCAAGTACTGGAGAATTAtcaaaagaaacgataaagaACATTGATAATAATCATTTGCAAATTAATGCACCAAATATATCAGTATCAAGTAATAATAGTTTAATGTCCAATATATCTACTACACTAATTTGGGGAGACTCTATAGATTCTATATCCTGTACTCAAATAATATGTCCGCTTTTAAAGCAAAGtggatgtaaaaatattattacatctgATGCAGTATTAGAACATTTGAGTGAAATTCATGAAATACCACaagttcatttttattctatttgtgCAAAACTTCCAATACCTCTTCCATTTGGTTCAGAAGctgtttatatattacactATGGTgaagatctttttttctttcag TATGAAGATGAAATTGTTTGGATTACTAGtactatagaaaaaaaaatatcatggaAATGGATTTTGTATGGTCAAGGAAAAAATGgtactgaaataaaaatatgcagaAATGTTGCTAGTCTTGTAAGTCCCTTGGTATTATCATCACAACACACTGCACCATTGCCAAATGCTTTGTTATTACACACATTAAACATTCAGTTAATAGAATGTCTCTCACATGAacaattggaaatataa